One Aegilops tauschii subsp. strangulata cultivar AL8/78 chromosome 7, Aet v6.0, whole genome shotgun sequence genomic window carries:
- the LOC120967820 gene encoding protein RDM16-like: MNPNLIEIAPGGRPPKQKRKEEIPDIEPWDSKILISATYEDISLEKLNMDRITIYVQHPEPLEPPAKPMTPPPQPLKLTNNEQKKYRTQRRLATEKDRQEMIRQGLLEPPKPKVKMSNLMKVLGAQATQDPTHMEMEIRAAAAEREQAHVDRNIARKLTPSERREKKERKLFDDPDTLDYFTICVYRIRDLSHSEAHFKVDVNARDNRLTGAAVITDGVSVVVVEGGGKSIKRYNNLMLNRIDWAAAVGDEDNDADEEPDKPVNSCALVWQGSVVKSAFPRWFGVRSARVRLLPRWCF, translated from the exons ATGAATCCAAACCTAATTGAAATTGCTCCTGGTGGAAGGCCTCCAAAGCAGAAGCGGAAGGAAGAGATTCCTGACATTGAGCCATG GGACTCAAAAATCCTGATATCTGCCACGTACGAGGACATCTCCTTGGAAAAGCTTAATATGGATAGGATCACCATCTACGTGCAACATCCAGAGCCATTGGAACCACCGGCTAAGCCCATGACACCACCGCCTCAGCCACTTAAGCTTACTAACAATGAGCAGAAGAAGTATAGAACACAGAGGCGCCTCGCTACGGAAAAAGATAGACAAGAAATGATTAGGCAAGGCCTCTTGGAGCCACCAAAGCCCAAGGTCAAGATGAGCAACCTTATGAAAGTACTTGGTGCACAGGCTACACAGGACCCGACACACATGGAGATGGAAATAAGAGCGGCTGCTGCAGAGCGTGAGCAGGCTCACGTGGACCGCAACATTGCCCGCAAACTCACACCATCTGAGCGCCGtgagaaaaaggagaggaagctTTTTGATGATCCTGACACATTAGACTATTTCACTATTTGTGTGTACAGAATCAGAGACCTGTCGCACAGTGAGGCACACTTTAAAGTGGATGTGAATGCCCGAGACAACCGGTTGACTGGCGCTGCAGTTATCACGGATGGTGTAAGTGTTGTGGTTGTGGAAGGAGGGGGGAAGTCGATCAAGAGGTACAATAACCTGATGCTGAACAGGATTGACTGGGCTGCTGCAGTTGGCGATGAGGATAATGACGCCGACGAGGAACCAGACAAGCCGGTGAATAGCTGTGCATTAGTATGGCAAGGTAGTGTGGTGAAGTCTGCCTTTCCCAGGTGGTTCGGCGTGCGTAGTGCCAGAGTGAGGCTGCTGCCAAGGTGGTGTTTTTAG
- the LOC109736569 gene encoding putative F-box/LRR-repeat/kelch-repeat protein At1g11620: protein MRAAQPRRRCRRKSGMQASGAAASTPAGSTCSPSSRRASISPTSSPMEDDDLLMEILLRLPPRPSSLPRVSTVCKRWRRIVADPQFFRRFCAHHREPPIVGVFFNSSLVEPPFRSTLDPPDLIPPELFSLRLDGIEGGDGGIWSIHSCRHGRVLFICSDRTGRGCRHVLVWDPVTGDRRCIGSSPQLDGHDWSGSHVQADVLCVAGDKGHVHGACHSSPFKVVLACVSKGVAYACVYSSEMGAWADLISTMVPFDTPSSLGSRSMLLGNSLYWFLFGPQMGILELNFDRQSLAVIEVPPDACVANHQGLFLSTLGGTLGFIVVSESYRAQLWDRTTNFDCVAGWMPGRTFELRKLLPLKSGEWIKRVMFIAGDDNVAFLSTSRGIFMVHLESLQFEEIFKSNPDCWLSTIYPYPFKSFFAAAGLSDLGGRGQGEGGAGGTTHQLEY, encoded by the exons atGCGCGCCGCACAGCCTCGCCGCCGCTGCCGGAGAAAGTCGGGGATGCAGGCGAGTGGCGCGGCGGCATCGACGCCGGCAGGTTCGACCTGCTCCCCTTCATCGCGCAGGGCGTCAATTTCGCCCACCTCTTCGCCGATGGAGGACGACGACCTCCTGATGGAGATACTCCTGCGGCTCCCCCCGCGACCTTCCTCCCTCCCCCGCGTCTCCACCGTCTGCAAACGCTGGCGCCGCATCGTCGCCGACCCCCAGTTCTTCCGCCGCTTCTGTGCCCACCACCGCGAACCCCCCATCGTCGGCGTGTTCTTCAACTCCAGCCTTGTTGAACCCCCCTTCAGGTCGACTCTCGATCCGCCGGACCTCATCCCACCAGAGCTCTTCTCCCTGCGGCTCGATGGCATCGAAGGCGGCGATGGCGGCATCTGGTCCATCCACAGCTGCCGCCACGGCCGCGTCCTCTTCATCTGCAGTGACCGTACCGGCAGGGGCTGCCGCCACGTCCTAGTGTGGGATCCCGTCACAGGCGACCGCCGCTGCATAGGCAGTTCACCGCAGCTGGATGGTCACGACTGGAGCGGGTCCCATGTGCAAGCGGATGTGCTCTGTGTTGCCGGCGACAAGGGCCACGTGCACGGTGCCTGCCATTCGAGCCCCTTCAAGGTGGTCTTGGCGTGCGTCAGCAAGGGCGTCGCATACGCTTGCGTCTACTCGTCGGAGATGGGAGCCTGGGCCGATCTCATCTCAACCATGGTTCCATTTGATACCCCGTCTTCTCTTGGCAGTCGAAGCATGCTGCTTGGGAATTCACTCTACTGGTTTCTTTTTGGCCCTCAGATGGGCATCCTTGAGCTTAATTTCGACAGACAGAGCCTAGCAGTGATCGAGGTGCCACCAGATGCCTGCGTCGCCAACCATCAGGGACTCTTTTTGAGTACTCTTGGTGGCACGCTTGGTTTCATCGTCGTGTCGGAATCCTACAGAGCGCAACTATGGGACAGGACGACTAATTTTGACTGTGTTGCTGGGTGGATGCCCGGACGAACTTTCGAGTTGCGCAAGCTTCTCCCTCTGAAATCAGGGGAGTGGATCAAAAGAGTAATGTTTATTGCTGGGGATGATAATGTGGCATTTCTGTCAACGTCTAGGGGCATCTTCATGGTCCATCTCGAGTCATTGCAGTTTGAGGAGATATTTAAAAGCAACCCTGATTGTTGGCTGTCCACTATCTATCCATATCCATTCAAAAGTTTCTTTGCTGCTGCAG GACTTAGTGATCTTGGTGGTCGGGGACAAGGTGAAGGTGGAGCAGGCGGCACAACGCATCAATTAGAATACTGA